The following coding sequences are from one Sesamum indicum cultivar Zhongzhi No. 13 linkage group LG11, S_indicum_v1.0, whole genome shotgun sequence window:
- the LOC110012889 gene encoding uncharacterized protein LOC110012889, which yields MDPPAGYEVPLGKVCKLKRSLYGLKQPSRPSEVLIAEVKNFLDATFSIKDLGYAKYFLGLEIARSTVGTSVTQHKYIHDLIIDTGLEHCKPVSTPLPLGLKLSSHSSPRLADSEPYCRLVDRLLYLGFIAPTSLMVPNS from the exons ATGGATCCTCCTGCAGGTTATGAGGTTCCTTTGGGGAAGGTTTGCAAGTTGAAACGTTCATTGTACGGCTTGAAGCAACCGTCTC GACCATCGGAGGTGCTCATTGCTGAAGTTAAGAATTTTTTAGATGCTACCTTCAGCATTAAGGATCTTGGATACGCCAAATACTTCCTTGGCCTCGAGATTGCTCGCTCCACTGTTGGTACTTCAGTCACACAACACAAATACATTCATGATCTTATCATTGATACTGGTCTTGAGCACTGCAAACCGGTCTCCACTCCCTTGCCACTTGGCCTAAAGCTCTCATCACATTCATCTCCTCGTCTTGCTGATTCGGAGCCATACTGCAGGTTAGTGGATCGTCTCCTCTACTTGGGATTCATTGCCCCGACATCTCTTATGGTTCCCAACAGTTGA